The following are encoded in a window of Rosa chinensis cultivar Old Blush chromosome 4, RchiOBHm-V2, whole genome shotgun sequence genomic DNA:
- the LOC112199588 gene encoding zinc finger BED domain-containing protein RICESLEEPER 2-like, which produces MVMLERWRINISPPIPITSIENSTIAAPPTENQENSTPTGTNELTNVNRPGFMRAPKSVVWDHFEKQVIGGKRKAACNHCKKQLISEKNSGTTHLHDHIKSCLYKKQRTIDQSMLHPTKSSDGSTKLGTYSFNPDNARKELGHMIILHEYPLSIVDHVGFRRYSFELQPLFLVPTRNTIKKDIFKIFEVEREKTMKLLDSNRSRIAITTDMWTSSNQKRGFMTITSHFIDDSWNLQNRLLRFIYVPCPHTAEVLADALVNCLFEWNLDRKLSTLTVDNCTTNDAMIDKILGKIDSSSLLLDGDLFHMRCCAHILNLVVRDGLDVIKDSVEKIRYSVAFWTATPNREEKFVEAAKQLRIPSTKKLELDCKTRWNSTYTMLNTAMIYEDVFPRLKHRDALYKFSPSEDDWSKTKEIIDKLEMFYDATELFSAPTPPIWHYSSFGFAR; this is translated from the exons ATGGTGATGCTGGAACGATGGAGAATCAATATATCGCCTCCAATTCCTATCACATCAATAGAGAATTCGACCATTGCTGCACCACCAACTGAGAACCAGGAGAACTCAACACCAACAGGTACGAATGAGTTGACTAATGTAAACCGCCCAGGGTTTATGAGAGCACCAAAGTCGGTTGTATGGGATCATTTTGAAAAACAGGTAATTGGTGGTAAAAGAAAAGCTGCGTGCAACCATTGTAAGAAGCAATTGATTTCTGAAAAGAATAGTGGAACTACACACTTACATGATCATATTAAGTCTTGTCTTTACAAGAAACAAAGAACCATAGATCAGTCAATGTTACATCCTACAAAATCTAGTGATGGGTCTACTAAACTGGGCACTTATAGCTTTAACCCAGACAATGCCAGGAAGGAACTTGGACATATGATAATTCTTCATGAGTATCCGTTGTCAATTGTGGATCACGTTGGATTCAGAAGGTATTCTTTTGAACTGCAACCGTTGTTCCTAGTTCCTACTCGAAACACAATCAAGAAAGATATatttaagatttttgaagttgAAAGGGAGAAAACAATGAAGTTGTTGGATTCGAATAGAAGCAGAATTGCCATTACAACGGATATGTGGACATCAAGTAATCAAAAGAGAGGATTTATGACAATCACTTCCCACTTCATTGATGATTCGTGGAATTTGCAAAATCGACTCTTAAG GTTTATATATGTACCATGTCCACACACAGCGGAGGTACTTGCAGATGCTTTGGTGAATTGCTTGTTTGAGTGGAATCTTGACCGCAAGCTATCTACTCTAACTGTAGATAATTGCACCACCAATGATGCCATGATTGACAAAATATTGGGTAAGATCGATTCTAGTTCACTTTTGTTGGATGGAGATTTATTTCACATGCGTTGCTGTGCTCATATATTAAACTTAGTTGTGAGAGATGGCTTAGATGTGATCAAAGATAGTGTTGAAAAAATTCGGTATAGTGTTGCATTTTGGACAGCTACCCCAAATAGAGAGGAGAAATTTGTTGAGGCAGCAAAGCAATTAAGAATTCCAAGCACTAAAAAGTTGGAACTTGATTGCAAAACTAGGTGGAACTCTACGTATACTATGCTTAACACTGCAATGATATATGAAGATGTTTTTCCTCGTCTGAAACATCGTGATGCTTTATACAAATTTTCCCCTAGTGAAGATGATTGGTCAAAGACGAAAGAGATTATAGACAAATTAGAAATGTTTTATGATGCAACAGAGCTTTTCTCCGCCCCAACCCCTCCGATTTGGCATTACTCGA gttttggatttgcaagaTGA